The genomic window TGGCCCGGTTATTCGCCTCAGCCGCCGGCGAAAAAGAACCGTCCACTCCGGCCGATTCATGATCCAAGTCAAGCACCTGAGTCATTCGCTTGGCCGCAAGACTGTTCTGCGAAACCTGGATTTCCATTTGCATGAAAACGATTTTGTCCTGATTTTCGGGCCGAACGGGGCGGGAAAATCGACCTTGTTGAAACTGCTGGCCGGAATCCTCGCCGCTGAAAAAGGAGATGTTTTTATCGGCCAAAAGAATATATCGCGCTATTCAAAAAAAGAATTGGCCACGCAGGTCGCTTATCTCCCCCAGTTTGACGATTTCAACTTGCCGTTGCTGGTCAAGGACATCCTGCTTTCCAGCCGCTATCCCTACCAGGCCCTTTTCAAGGGCTATTCGCGCCGGGATTACGAGATGGTCGAACGATCGGTCGAACGCTTTGCCTTGCAAGATGTTGTCGGCCGCAACATGCAGACCCTGAGCGGCGGCGAGAGGAAGAAGGTGCTGCTGGCCAGCGCCTTCATCCAGGACGTGCCGATCGTTCTATTGGACGAACCGTTGAATTTTTTGGATCCCGCCGGGGCCAGGCAGGTGATGCGCATGCTCAGGGAGATGCATGCCTTGGGGAAAACGATCGTGCTGGTCTCCCATGCCCTGGAACACGTTTATTCCCAGGCCAACAAGATGCTGGCGTTGAAAAACGGTGAAATCCGCTATTTCGGGGAAAAAAAATTTTCAGCCGAGCTGTTCCAAGATATTTACCAGGTATCGGTCAAACGGGTGTTTGCCGAAAACAGGGAAATCATCTACATCGATGAATAAAAAAATTTATTGGCTTGGTGCGATTGTTTTAATATGCTTGCTCATCATTCCGTTTTTCGGCGTCGTTCCCATCAAATGGCAACTCCTGCTCCACAAAAATACCGCCAGTTTTATTTTTTGGCAATTGCGTGTCCCGCGTGCCTTGCTGGGGTTCGTCGCCGGGTCCATTCTGGCGCTGTCGGGCCTGGTATGCCAGAATTTGTTTAAAAACAATCTGGCCACTCCCGAAATTCTGGGAATTTCTTCCGGAGCTTCGGCCGGAGCGGTTCTGGCGCTTAAATTCAATCTGCATGTCCCGTTTTTCGGTTTGGGCGGGATGGTTCTGTTTTCCTATCTGGGGGCCTTGTCGTCGGTTCTGTTTGTCCTGCTCATTTCGCGCCTGGTGCGCAATGCATCGCTGTACACCTTTTTAATGTGCGGCGTGGCGCTGAATTTCTTTTATTCGGCGCTGATTGTTTTTTTTCAATACCTGTTCGATTATGCCAATACCTTTTCGCTTTTGCGCTGGCTGATGGGGGGCATTTCCGTGACCGGATATCATGAAGTCATTTTATTGGCCAGCCTGCTGTTGCTTTTTCTATCGGCCATTTTTCTTTTCAAGAAGGAGTTTTTGCTGCTCGCGGCCGGTGACCATTTCGCGCAAAGTCGGGGTTTGCCGGTGCAGCAATTCAGGATAGCCGCGTTTTTGGGGCTGGCATTTTTTGTTGGCGCGGTGGTTTCGATTTGCGGACCGATCGGATTCGTTGCCCTGATCGTGCCGCACATATCCAGGTTGTGGGGCAAGAGCCATTACGGCCAGACCGTCGTTTTAACGCTTCTGCTGGGCGGCGGTTTTTTGCTCCTGGCCGATTGGCTGGCGCGAACGCTCGTCGCTCCGGTCGATATCCCGGTCGGGATTGTCACCTCGCTGTTCGGGGCGCCTTTCTTTTTGTCGCTGATCCTGTCGCAATTGAAAAAAGCGGAATGATTTTCCGCGGATTGAATAGCGCCAACATTTTTTTGCTATAATAGCAGGCGGGAAAATATTTTGCAAAATATTTCCCCGTTAAAAAATGAAAACACACATTGAGATCAACCGGGCCAACCTGCTCCACAACCTGAACGTCTTCAAAACCATCACCCGTAAAAAAGTGATGTTCGTGGTCAAGGCCAACGCCTACGGGCACGGTTTACCCGAGATCATCGAAATCAGCAAATCGCAGCCTGGCGTGGACCGCTACGCCGTGGATTCGCTCCAGGAAGCCCTGCTGGTCAAATCCCTGCAGCAGGAAAAACCGGTAGTGATCCTGGGCTGGAGCGATCCGGACGAATTGACGGAAATAGTCGCCAATGAGTTTGAAACGGTGGTCCCCTCCATCGACCATTTGCGCTTGACCCGGGAAATTGCCAAAAAATTGCGGCGCAAAGCGTTGATCCACCTGAAAATTGAAACCGGCACCAACCGCCTCGGCCTCGAGCCCGAAAAGGTCATTCGCCTGCTGGGCGATTTCCCCGACCCTTGGCTTGAATTGAAAGGCATTTATTCCCATTTTGCCAACATCGAAGATACGACCGATCCCACTTTTGCCCAGCAGCAGCTGGCCATTTTCAACCAGGTCATTGCCCGTCTCCCCGCCGGTAGGGTCATCCGGCATTTTTCCAGCTCGGCCTCCAGCCTGCTTTTTCCGAAAACTTTTTTCGACACGGTGCGGGTGGGAATCTCGGCCTACGGCTACTGGCCTTCCAAGCAGACCCACGCGCTGTATTTGCAGAAACACCGCAAAAAAATAACCTTCAAGCCCGTCTTGAGCTGGCATGCGAAAGTGGCCCAGGTCAAACAAATCAAAAAGGGTTCGGCGATCGGTTATGGGCTTACCTACCGGACGTACAGCCAGGTGAAAATCATCGTTGTCCCTATTGGTTA from Candidatus Aminicenantes bacterium includes these protein-coding regions:
- the alr gene encoding alanine racemase, which encodes MKTHIEINRANLLHNLNVFKTITRKKVMFVVKANAYGHGLPEIIEISKSQPGVDRYAVDSLQEALLVKSLQQEKPVVILGWSDPDELTEIVANEFETVVPSIDHLRLTREIAKKLRRKALIHLKIETGTNRLGLEPEKVIRLLGDFPDPWLELKGIYSHFANIEDTTDPTFAQQQLAIFNQVIARLPAGRVIRHFSSSASSLLFPKTFFDTVRVGISAYGYWPSKQTHALYLQKHRKKITFKPVLSWHAKVAQVKQIKKGSAIGYGLTYRTYSQVKIIVVPIGYYDGYDRKLSNVAHVLVNGVKAPVRGRICMDMFMVDVSHVKNVKVGDRVTLLGEQKHEHITADTLSELAGTINYEILARINPLIPRMIV
- a CDS encoding iron ABC transporter permease; this encodes MNKKIYWLGAIVLICLLIIPFFGVVPIKWQLLLHKNTASFIFWQLRVPRALLGFVAGSILALSGLVCQNLFKNNLATPEILGISSGASAGAVLALKFNLHVPFFGLGGMVLFSYLGALSSVLFVLLISRLVRNASLYTFLMCGVALNFFYSALIVFFQYLFDYANTFSLLRWLMGGISVTGYHEVILLASLLLLFLSAIFLFKKEFLLLAAGDHFAQSRGLPVQQFRIAAFLGLAFFVGAVVSICGPIGFVALIVPHISRLWGKSHYGQTVVLTLLLGGGFLLLADWLARTLVAPVDIPVGIVTSLFGAPFFLSLILSQLKKAE
- a CDS encoding ABC transporter ATP-binding protein → MIQVKHLSHSLGRKTVLRNLDFHLHENDFVLIFGPNGAGKSTLLKLLAGILAAEKGDVFIGQKNISRYSKKELATQVAYLPQFDDFNLPLLVKDILLSSRYPYQALFKGYSRRDYEMVERSVERFALQDVVGRNMQTLSGGERKKVLLASAFIQDVPIVLLDEPLNFLDPAGARQVMRMLREMHALGKTIVLVSHALEHVYSQANKMLALKNGEIRYFGEKKFSAELFQDIYQVSVKRVFAENREIIYIDE